One Legionella lansingensis genomic region harbors:
- the ankH gene encoding Dot/Icm T4SS effector AnkH/LegA3, whose protein sequence is MTIANDIISCRVPDFDFYLSQGESLDDIDEYGFTPLIECAITRQPHIAEQLIARGVNVNKGDVTGRTPLHWAVDNNDLEMSRLLLSHGANADAYTTSGLSVLVYPVLRGQDPLKHLLYQHGAKLDFALDFINAKLIGHRFELTGDVDIVNAEGEFIELDYEGFILEFTVAIVKDSLRRFTSSYSTRKLRDQFPFIYNIMDAFTVAAELLQFQQYPFLTDEHKERLNQLVKSPMLILPAASRGHALGFIRYQNWWAKIDRGENSLKEGSINIYRITRPEMINLPFLLDFLFKKQSRRYFHQTINQKLGLVPVLHMPISSQIAGNCSWANIQAIVPVGYALQELQTQSPEEFNSDAAIALYNTWVEWDKDRALDECIQRFYLANPVRKASFASILAAVLFQACDYNNSHHVERAEKILTILTLPEYYYILYSYLEEYCIKRLTRRGNNLLKLLDDCGFNPNIGVTPIATGLKERT, encoded by the coding sequence ATGACAATAGCTAATGATATCATCAGTTGTCGCGTACCCGACTTCGATTTTTACCTCAGTCAAGGTGAATCACTGGATGATATTGACGAGTATGGCTTCACTCCACTGATTGAATGCGCCATCACCAGACAACCTCACATTGCCGAACAACTCATTGCTCGTGGAGTTAATGTGAATAAAGGCGATGTGACCGGACGTACCCCACTGCATTGGGCTGTTGACAATAATGATTTGGAGATGTCTCGACTCTTGTTGAGTCATGGTGCTAATGCAGATGCCTATACAACCTCAGGACTTTCTGTTCTTGTCTATCCTGTTTTAAGAGGACAAGATCCATTGAAACATTTGTTGTATCAACATGGGGCAAAATTGGATTTTGCACTCGATTTTATAAATGCCAAATTAATTGGGCACCGCTTTGAGCTTACTGGGGATGTGGATATTGTTAATGCTGAGGGTGAATTTATTGAACTCGATTATGAAGGTTTTATTCTTGAATTTACAGTGGCTATTGTAAAAGATTCTCTTAGACGTTTTACTAGCAGCTATTCCACTCGTAAACTACGCGATCAATTTCCTTTTATCTATAACATCATGGATGCTTTTACTGTCGCTGCAGAATTGCTGCAATTTCAACAGTATCCATTTTTAACAGATGAGCATAAAGAACGCCTCAATCAGTTAGTCAAATCGCCTATGCTCATTTTGCCTGCTGCAAGTCGGGGGCATGCGCTTGGTTTTATCCGTTATCAAAACTGGTGGGCCAAAATTGATAGGGGGGAGAATAGTTTAAAAGAAGGTAGTATTAATATTTATCGCATCACACGACCCGAGATGATCAATTTACCGTTCCTACTGGATTTTTTATTCAAAAAACAAAGTCGGCGCTATTTTCATCAAACCATCAACCAAAAGCTAGGGTTGGTACCTGTACTGCATATGCCAATCAGCTCACAAATTGCAGGTAACTGTTCCTGGGCAAATATACAAGCCATTGTTCCTGTAGGATATGCTCTACAAGAATTGCAGACGCAATCGCCAGAGGAATTCAATTCAGATGCCGCCATTGCTCTTTACAATACTTGGGTGGAATGGGATAAAGATCGTGCCTTAGATGAGTGCATTCAGCGATTTTATCTAGCAAATCCGGTGCGGAAAGCCAGTTTTGCTTCGATATTGGCGGCGGTTCTCTTTCAAGCATGCGATTATAATAATAGCCATCATGTGGAGAGAGCAGAAAAAATTCTGACCATTTTGACCCTGCCAGAATATTACTACATTCTCTATAGTTATTTGGAAGAGTACTGTATAAAACGTTTAACGCGACGTGGTAATAATTTGTTAAAATTGCTTGATGATTGTGGGTTCAACCCTAATATTGGTGTAACGCCAATTGCCACCGGCTTAAAAGAGCGTACGTAA
- a CDS encoding c-type cytochrome, with protein sequence MSTILYSLILLIMLCSNLYAGSSLTINTPKKQIIYTRENLLNHPKVVTLKSIHLPSYPDKIFDLKAIKLCELLVADDSTGTTLKVRAFDNYISYFNLQKIHPCETPRASIAYLAIEEPNEPWPIIPQLKRSAGSFYLIWIGQKVPQSNWIFGVESIQVTASNPFSKLLPQHSTDVQAKGLEIFADQCGGCHSINLVGNLEIGPDLNFPKNPTEYFSEKHLRQFIRNPQSIRYMKNDKMFPFTKQNLSDEELDALIEFLKLMREHKIKEVPAHLQTKPLL encoded by the coding sequence ATGAGCACAATCTTATATTCTCTAATTCTTCTTATTATGTTGTGCTCCAATCTATACGCAGGAAGTAGCTTAACAATCAATACCCCAAAAAAGCAGATTATTTATACGAGAGAAAATTTACTAAACCATCCTAAGGTTGTGACTTTAAAATCAATCCATTTGCCAAGCTATCCGGATAAAATTTTTGATCTCAAGGCAATCAAGTTGTGTGAATTACTTGTAGCGGATGACAGTACCGGTACAACATTGAAAGTGCGGGCCTTTGATAACTATATTTCCTATTTCAATTTGCAAAAAATCCATCCCTGCGAAACGCCAAGAGCTAGCATTGCATATCTTGCCATTGAAGAACCGAATGAGCCATGGCCAATAATTCCTCAACTTAAGCGCTCTGCAGGATCTTTTTATCTCATTTGGATAGGTCAAAAAGTGCCACAAAGCAATTGGATTTTTGGAGTAGAATCCATACAAGTTACAGCATCAAACCCATTTTCCAAGCTTTTACCCCAACATAGTACTGACGTACAAGCCAAAGGATTGGAGATATTTGCTGACCAATGTGGTGGTTGCCATTCAATCAATTTAGTGGGAAATCTTGAAATTGGCCCTGATTTAAATTTTCCGAAAAACCCCACTGAATATTTCTCTGAGAAACACCTAAGGCAATTTATTCGTAATCCTCAATCCATTCGTTATATGAAAAACGATAAGATGTTCCCGTTCACTAAACAAAATTTATCCGATGAAGAGTTGGATGCACTGATTGAGTTTTTAAAATTAATGCGTGAGCACAAAATCAAAGAGGTGCCAGCTCATTTACAAACTAAGCCACTATTATGA
- a CDS encoding Rne/Rng family ribonuclease, translating to MEKMLINATQTEEIRVALVKDKHLYDLDIECPAESKKKGNIYKAVVTRREPSLDAIFVEYGAKRQGFLPLKEIAPEYLSKHPDEFGEEKPPITSLIREGQELLVQVDKEERGNKGAALTTYITLAGCYLVLMPNNPNSGGISRRIEGDDRDELKETLNALELPDDMGLIIRTAGVGKGQDELQADLDMLCNQWQAIKQAYYTQLAPCLIHQEGDVIIRSIRDNLRKSIGEIIIDDQISYVKAKQYIEQVKPDFLPNLKLYNSTIPLFNFYQIESQIETAYQREVPLPSGGALVIDRTEALVSIDINSAKATSGSDIETTALNTNLEAADEIARQLRLRDLGGLVVIDFIDMSSSKNQREVESRLKEALKADRARIQVGRISRFGLLEMSRQRLRLSLGESAQEICPRCEGRGTVRSIQSHGLSIIRLIEEEALKEKTAEVQVQLPPEIATLIMNEKREFILNIEKRHGVHVLIIANPYLQPPHYELTRLKEDNVGKTKKPSYLLIQQPELTVARAEDTAKHDEPAVKAFALPHSEKAPQSSFIKRLWKSLFGAAEPSASSSRQEKTAPAATSSQQYKHAPGLHERRQSSSNRRRRSGGQQRGSGNVQRKKGQSGQASQGRVVHMKPEQTKKKAPASKEPHDS from the coding sequence ATGGAAAAAATGTTAATAAATGCAACGCAAACTGAAGAGATAAGGGTTGCACTAGTAAAAGATAAACATCTCTATGATTTAGACATTGAGTGTCCAGCAGAAAGCAAGAAAAAAGGGAATATCTACAAAGCAGTAGTTACCCGTCGAGAACCCAGCCTGGATGCCATTTTTGTCGAATATGGTGCTAAACGCCAAGGGTTTCTTCCTCTTAAGGAAATTGCACCAGAGTATTTAAGTAAACATCCTGACGAATTTGGTGAAGAGAAACCGCCTATTACCTCTTTAATTCGTGAAGGCCAGGAATTACTTGTTCAGGTTGATAAAGAAGAGCGTGGTAATAAAGGAGCAGCGTTAACAACTTATATTACTTTAGCTGGCTGTTACCTAGTATTAATGCCTAATAACCCTAACTCCGGCGGCATTTCACGTCGCATAGAAGGCGATGATAGAGATGAATTAAAAGAAACCTTAAATGCCCTGGAATTACCTGATGACATGGGACTTATTATCCGCACCGCTGGAGTTGGTAAAGGTCAGGATGAATTGCAAGCCGATCTTGATATGTTGTGCAACCAATGGCAAGCCATAAAGCAAGCCTATTATACCCAGCTTGCACCCTGCCTGATTCATCAGGAAGGCGATGTGATTATCCGCTCTATCCGTGACAATTTGCGTAAATCAATTGGCGAAATTATTATTGATGATCAGATTTCTTATGTAAAAGCTAAACAATACATTGAACAAGTAAAACCCGACTTTTTACCGAATCTCAAGCTTTACAATAGCACCATCCCTTTATTTAATTTTTATCAAATTGAAAGCCAGATAGAAACCGCCTATCAGCGAGAGGTTCCATTGCCTTCTGGAGGTGCGCTTGTTATTGATCGTACCGAAGCATTGGTTTCAATCGATATTAACTCAGCTAAAGCAACAAGCGGTTCTGATATTGAAACAACCGCTTTGAACACCAATCTAGAGGCAGCAGATGAAATCGCGCGTCAATTGCGCTTACGAGATCTCGGCGGCTTGGTTGTTATTGATTTCATAGACATGAGTTCGAGTAAAAATCAAAGGGAAGTTGAGAGCCGCTTAAAAGAAGCTCTTAAAGCTGATCGAGCTCGAATTCAGGTTGGTCGTATATCTCGTTTTGGATTACTCGAGATGTCTCGTCAACGCCTGCGGCTCTCATTAGGTGAAAGCGCTCAAGAAATATGTCCACGTTGCGAAGGACGAGGTACTGTAAGAAGTATTCAATCTCATGGGTTATCCATCATTCGTCTGATTGAAGAAGAGGCTTTAAAGGAAAAAACGGCTGAAGTACAAGTTCAGTTACCACCTGAAATAGCCACCCTCATCATGAATGAGAAACGTGAATTTATTTTAAATATAGAAAAACGCCATGGGGTACATGTTTTAATCATAGCCAACCCCTATTTGCAACCACCTCATTACGAACTTACACGGTTAAAAGAAGACAATGTTGGCAAGACTAAAAAACCGAGTTATTTGCTAATCCAACAACCTGAATTGACTGTTGCTCGAGCTGAAGATACAGCCAAGCATGATGAACCAGCCGTGAAGGCCTTTGCCCTGCCTCACTCCGAAAAAGCTCCGCAGAGCAGTTTCATCAAACGGTTATGGAAAAGTTTATTTGGTGCTGCCGAGCCAAGTGCCTCTTCCAGTCGACAAGAGAAAACTGCACCTGCTGCAACCAGCTCCCAACAGTATAAACATGCTCCTGGTCTACATGAGAGACGTCAATCTTCTTCTAACCGCCGTCGTCGTTCAGGGGGCCAACAACGTGGTTCTGGGAATGTCCAGCGAAAGAAAGGTCAGTCCGGGCAAGCAAGCCAAGGACGCGTAGTACATATGAAACCTGAACAAACAAAAAAAAAAGCGCCAGCCAGTAAAGAACCACATGACAGTTGA
- a CDS encoding RluA family pseudouridine synthase, whose protein sequence is MSDVRYTEITAEEEGQRLDNYLMRILKGVPKSHIYRIIRAGEVRVNKKRAQAALRLEEGDSVRIPPVRVSQEKDIFVGDRLEKQLQNSILYEDNQLLVLNKPAGIAVHGGSGVSLGVIEALRKTRDDLSYLELVHRLDKETSGCLLLAKKRSWLRMIQALLEARQVQKTYWALLTNAWQDKKIVEVNASLKKNSLKSGERMVVVSPEGRLSQTVFKLLENYQQACLVEASPKTGRTHQIRVHSAYLGHAIVGDEKYGSKALQIDGLKLIKPRLYLHARAIQFNLNGKNYSFEANLDDQFTETLNFFRNSLQ, encoded by the coding sequence ATGAGTGATGTACGTTATACAGAAATCACCGCCGAGGAAGAAGGGCAACGTCTCGATAATTACTTGATGAGGATCCTCAAAGGTGTTCCCAAAAGTCATATTTATCGTATTATTCGTGCAGGTGAAGTACGTGTAAATAAAAAAAGAGCACAAGCGGCTTTGCGTTTAGAAGAAGGTGATTCTGTACGTATCCCTCCAGTACGTGTTTCCCAGGAAAAAGATATTTTTGTTGGTGATAGACTCGAGAAACAGTTACAAAATAGTATCTTATATGAAGATAATCAGCTTCTGGTGCTTAACAAACCAGCTGGGATTGCCGTTCACGGGGGTAGCGGGGTCAGTTTAGGAGTCATTGAGGCTCTGCGTAAAACCCGTGATGATCTATCTTATCTTGAACTTGTGCATCGGTTAGACAAAGAAACGTCGGGTTGTTTATTACTTGCAAAAAAAAGAAGTTGGCTTCGAATGATTCAAGCTTTACTTGAGGCTCGTCAGGTACAAAAAACGTATTGGGCTTTGTTGACTAATGCTTGGCAAGATAAAAAAATTGTGGAAGTCAACGCATCTCTTAAGAAAAATAGTTTAAAATCAGGTGAAAGGATGGTGGTCGTTAGTCCAGAAGGTAGACTGTCGCAGACAGTCTTTAAGTTGCTTGAAAATTACCAACAAGCCTGTTTAGTAGAGGCATCACCCAAAACGGGACGTACCCATCAGATCAGAGTGCATAGTGCCTATCTTGGACATGCCATTGTTGGTGATGAGAAATATGGCAGCAAAGCACTGCAAATAGACGGATTGAAATTAATTAAACCAAGACTTTATTTGCATGCAAGAGCAATTCAATTTAACCTGAACGGAAAAAATTATTCGTTTGAAGCGAATTTAGATGATCAGTTTACTGAAACACTGAACTTCTTTCGAAATTCACTGCAGTAG
- a CDS encoding HAD family hydrolase, with protein sequence MSKPYRLVVFDWEGTLGDTLGQIFNSVATEARRLNFGEIDQQVARQAVDLGLVKALRKVFPHLSDAQHEQLLYAVQQSLISRSTEVYLIPGAKDFVGRLQQAGIDVAIASNKGQQSLQRVLHISGLDTLFKVTRSAGQTAAKPSPEMLKEILDTFDVTADEALMVGDSVTDMQMAKNLGVDAIGVDFYHQQKTALLAAGALAVFDDYQHLADYLQLPKEGGLR encoded by the coding sequence ATGAGTAAGCCATATCGCTTGGTAGTGTTTGATTGGGAAGGTACTTTAGGTGATACATTAGGCCAAATTTTTAATAGCGTCGCCACCGAGGCACGACGCTTAAACTTTGGTGAAATCGACCAGCAAGTTGCCCGACAAGCAGTGGATTTAGGATTGGTAAAGGCACTGAGGAAAGTCTTTCCTCACTTAAGTGACGCCCAACACGAACAGCTGTTGTATGCTGTACAGCAATCTTTGATTTCGCGCAGTACAGAAGTTTATTTGATACCCGGAGCAAAAGATTTTGTCGGTCGTTTGCAGCAGGCTGGGATTGATGTTGCGATTGCCAGCAATAAGGGACAACAGTCACTGCAGCGAGTCCTTCATATTTCCGGATTAGATACGTTATTTAAAGTCACTCGTTCGGCCGGGCAAACAGCAGCCAAGCCGTCACCAGAAATGCTTAAGGAAATTTTAGATACATTTGATGTGACAGCTGATGAAGCACTCATGGTGGGTGATTCTGTGACGGATATGCAGATGGCAAAGAATCTTGGTGTTGATGCTATTGGTGTCGATTTTTATCATCAGCAAAAAACTGCATTACTCGCTGCAGGTGCTTTGGCAGTCTTTGATGATTACCAGCATTTGGCTGATTATTTACAGTTGCCTAAAGAGGGAGGACTCCGGTGA
- the pgsA gene encoding CDP-diacylglycerol--glycerol-3-phosphate 3-phosphatidyltransferase — protein sequence MSTWTSLPNLLTLMRIVLIPVFIIAFYLPFRWSHGLAATIFALASFTDWLDGYLARRLKQMSPFGAFLDPVADKLLVACSLLLLVGAKDMDYITIPAIVIVGREIVISALREWMAEIGRRASVTVSYIGKVKTTLQMFALFLLVAFTPTQSWWGVLGFILLYMAAILTIWSMIIYLTIAWPQLMAKAHVSSS from the coding sequence GTGAGTACCTGGACCAGTTTACCTAATTTGTTAACCTTAATGCGCATCGTGTTGATCCCGGTGTTTATTATTGCCTTTTATTTACCATTTCGCTGGTCACATGGTTTGGCTGCCACTATTTTTGCGCTGGCAAGCTTTACTGACTGGTTGGATGGTTATCTAGCGCGCAGATTAAAGCAGATGTCACCCTTTGGTGCGTTTCTTGATCCTGTTGCTGACAAGTTACTGGTTGCTTGTAGTTTGCTCTTGCTCGTAGGCGCGAAGGACATGGATTACATCACTATTCCTGCTATCGTGATTGTAGGACGAGAAATTGTTATCTCTGCTCTTAGAGAGTGGATGGCGGAGATTGGCAGGCGTGCTAGTGTTACGGTAAGTTACATTGGTAAAGTTAAAACTACTCTTCAGATGTTTGCTCTTTTTCTGTTGGTTGCTTTTACTCCAACGCAATCTTGGTGGGGCGTATTAGGTTTCATTTTGTTGTATATGGCTGCTATTTTAACCATTTGGTCGATGATTATTTATCTTACTATTGCATGGCCGCAATTAATGGCAAAAGCGCATGTTTCCTCGTCTTGA